A single window of Methylomarinum sp. Ch1-1 DNA harbors:
- the cas1f gene encoding type I-F CRISPR-associated endonuclease Cas1f: MDQLTDLKAILHSKRANIYYLEKCRVMQKDGRVLYLTEAKEEKQYWNIPIANTTVILLGTGTSITQAAVRMLASAGVLIGFCGGGGTPLLMGNEIEWLTPQSEYRPTEYIQGWLSFWFDKQKRLKVAQQFQHGRIDYLSRVWAKDKDLKTEGFDSSDEDIAGALANCTAKIDSAKNVTELLAAEAQLTKSLYKTAVKRTQQSDFIRNSESVDDANIFLNHGNYLAYGLGATTLWVLGIPHGFAVMHGKTRRGALVFDVADLIKDTLILPWAFICAKEKMTEQEFRQQILQKFTEHKALDFMFECVKQVALQSWESNE, translated from the coding sequence ATGGATCAACTCACCGACCTTAAAGCCATACTGCACTCCAAAAGGGCCAACATTTATTACCTGGAAAAATGTCGGGTCATGCAAAAAGACGGCCGCGTCCTCTATCTGACCGAAGCCAAAGAAGAAAAGCAATATTGGAATATCCCGATCGCTAACACCACCGTGATCCTGCTCGGCACCGGCACCTCGATCACCCAGGCCGCCGTACGGATGCTGGCCTCGGCCGGCGTTCTGATCGGCTTTTGCGGAGGCGGAGGCACGCCGCTGTTGATGGGCAATGAAATCGAATGGCTGACACCGCAAAGCGAATACCGACCCACGGAATACATACAAGGCTGGCTGTCATTCTGGTTCGACAAGCAAAAGCGACTGAAAGTCGCCCAGCAATTTCAACACGGACGCATCGACTATTTAAGTCGGGTCTGGGCCAAAGACAAGGACCTCAAAACCGAAGGGTTTGACAGCAGCGATGAGGATATAGCGGGCGCGTTAGCAAACTGCACAGCGAAAATCGATAGCGCGAAAAACGTCACCGAATTATTGGCCGCCGAAGCGCAACTGACCAAAAGCCTATACAAAACCGCCGTCAAACGCACCCAACAGAGCGATTTCATCCGCAATTCGGAAAGCGTCGATGACGCCAACATCTTTCTCAACCACGGCAACTACCTAGCCTACGGACTGGGAGCGACCACACTGTGGGTGCTCGGCATCCCACACGGCTTCGCGGTCATGCACGGCAAAACCCGGCGCGGCGCCTTGGTGTTCGATGTCGCCGACCTGATCAAAGACACATTGATATTGCCATGGGCCTTCATCTGCGCCAAAGAAAAAATGACCGAGCAGGAATTTCGCCAACAAATCCTACAAAAGTTTACCGAGCATAAAGCGCTGGATTTCATGTTCGAGTGTGTCAAACAAGTG
- a CDS encoding helix-turn-helix transcriptional regulator, with the protein MDKFNRIWQLHQEFSNRRLPVKLSKLAELLECSEKTIQRTLKQMQLELNAPLEYTPEFHGWRYTPDRQDQFELPGLWMNESELVSLILLLSILETFGNGLLNREMQRANVYITKLLSDRGLNRDAMTAKLKVLPIAQKTLPSKTLYTVSEALFKNRQVAIDYTDFNNRETTRTISPQTLVYYRDNWYVDAWCHLRSELRTFSIARITAVSLKNTAIKPIGSELLSAHFSESYGIFAGQPTQTAKLKFSPKIAREIAMQCWHEKQKAYWDGEHYLLEIPYGKSEELIMDIMRYLPDIEVLGPADLKDAVKSRIQRAHEIFCS; encoded by the coding sequence TTTAATCGCATCTGGCAACTGCACCAGGAATTCAGCAACCGACGACTCCCGGTCAAACTCAGCAAACTGGCCGAACTGCTGGAATGCAGCGAAAAAACGATCCAGCGCACCCTCAAACAAATGCAACTGGAGCTTAACGCCCCGCTGGAATATACCCCAGAGTTTCATGGCTGGCGCTACACGCCTGACAGACAAGACCAATTCGAACTTCCCGGTTTATGGATGAACGAAAGCGAGCTGGTTTCTTTGATTTTGTTATTATCGATTCTTGAAACCTTCGGCAACGGTTTACTTAATCGGGAAATGCAGCGCGCCAACGTCTATATTACAAAACTGCTAAGTGACCGGGGACTGAACCGCGACGCCATGACGGCAAAACTAAAAGTCCTGCCCATCGCACAAAAAACCCTGCCGTCCAAAACCCTTTATACCGTCAGCGAAGCGCTATTCAAAAACCGGCAAGTCGCCATCGACTACACCGACTTCAACAATCGCGAAACCACAAGAACCATCAGCCCGCAAACATTGGTGTATTACCGGGACAACTGGTACGTCGACGCCTGGTGCCATCTGCGAAGCGAACTGAGAACATTCTCCATCGCCCGCATCACCGCCGTTTCTCTAAAAAATACAGCCATCAAACCCATCGGATCGGAATTATTATCGGCGCACTTTTCGGAAAGTTACGGCATATTCGCCGGCCAACCAACACAAACAGCCAAACTGAAATTTTCTCCCAAAATCGCCAGAGAAATCGCCATGCAATGTTGGCATGAAAAGCAAAAGGCTTATTGGGATGGGGAACATTACCTATTGGAAATTCCTTATGGCAAAAGCGAGGAACTGATTATGGACATCATGCGCTATCTGCCCGATATCGAGGTCCTCGGTCCTGCCGACTTGAAAGACGCAGTTAAAAGCAGAATTCAACGGGCTCATGAAATTTTTTGCAGCTAG